A single region of the Brassica rapa cultivar Chiifu-401-42 chromosome A03, CAAS_Brap_v3.01, whole genome shotgun sequence genome encodes:
- the LOC103859688 gene encoding GATA transcription factor 17, with product MSEGSVESKSKVDSAGELSDVDNENCSGSGGGGSSGETKRTCVDCGTLRTPLWRGGPAGPKSLCNACGIKSRKKRQAALGIKPEEKKIRRSNSSNSDLSIDHHRNDKNKINKDYDHKTCSTSSRSSKRVSKFLDLGLDVPVMKRSAVEKKRLWKKLGEEERAAVLLMALSCGSVFS from the exons ATGTCCGAGGGATCAGTAGAATCAAAATCAAAGGTGGATTCTGCCGGAGAGTTATCAGATGTCGACAACGAGAACTGCAGTGGAAGCGGCGGCGGTGGAAGTAGTGGCGAGACGAAGAGGACTTGCGTTGATTGCGGAACACTTCGAACTCCTCTCTGGCGCGGTGGCCCTGCTGGTCCTAAG TCGCTGTGCAATGCTTGTGGGATCAAGAGCAGGAAGAAGAGGCAAGCGGCTCTTGGAATCAAACCAGAAGAGAAGAAAATCAGAAGAAGCAACAGCAGTAATAGTGATCTGAGCATCGATCATCATCGAAACGACAAGAACAAGATCAACAAAGATTATGATCACAAAACTTGTAGCACTAGTAGCAGAAGCAGCAAAAGAGTGAGTAAATTTTTGGATCTAGGTTTGGATGTGCCGGTGATGAAGAGATCAGCGGTGGAGAAGAAGAGGCTATGGAAGAAACTCGGCGAGGAAGAAAGAGCCGCCGTCCTTCTCATGGCGCTCTCTTGTGGCTCTGTTTTTTCATAA